The Persephonella hydrogeniphila genome has a window encoding:
- the nikR gene encoding nickel-responsive transcriptional regulator NikR: protein MGEKLSRLSITIPEKLLNYLDSKVVKKGYSSRSEFIRDMIREKIIEDKWSGEEEVIGVLTVIYDHHQRELTQKMIDIQHSKYINVMCTTHVHLDHHNCLETIIIRGKPADIESISIKISGLKGVKFAKLTKTSKVEI from the coding sequence ATGGGAGAAAAATTATCAAGACTCAGTATAACTATACCTGAAAAACTGCTTAACTATTTAGACAGCAAAGTTGTAAAAAAAGGTTACTCTTCAAGATCCGAATTTATAAGAGATATGATAAGGGAAAAGATCATTGAAGATAAATGGTCAGGAGAAGAGGAAGTGATCGGAGTTCTAACAGTCATATACGACCATCATCAAAGGGAACTTACCCAGAAAATGATAGATATACAGCACAGCAAATACATAAATGTGATGTGCACAACCCACGTACATCTTGACCACCACAACTGCCTTGAAACAATAATCATCAGGGGAAAACCTGCAGATATAGAAAGTATATCTATAAAAATCTCTGGTTTAAAAGGTGTAAAATTTGCAAAGCTAACAAAAACATCAAAGGTGGAAATATAG
- a CDS encoding PDGLE domain-containing protein, giving the protein MKHKKILYFLIFLFFISPLGLLAEYPAWGEWETDFYKKVLGFIPEGMKRNDFSPLIPDYSLNGLNPVLSYYISGIVGITLIFLTFFTLKMFLRRKDER; this is encoded by the coding sequence ATGAAACATAAAAAAATACTTTATTTTCTGATTTTTCTCTTTTTTATCTCCCCTTTAGGACTCTTGGCCGAGTATCCTGCATGGGGAGAGTGGGAAACGGATTTTTACAAAAAGGTATTAGGCTTCATCCCTGAAGGAATGAAAAGAAACGATTTTTCTCCTTTGATACCGGATTACTCTCTGAACGGTCTAAATCCTGTCCTGTCATACTACATATCAGGGATTGTAGGAATAACCCTTATATTTCTGACATTTTTTACACTTAAAATGTTTCTAAGGAGAAAAGATGAAAGATAA
- a CDS encoding energy-coupling factor ABC transporter ATP-binding protein, with protein MSEILSLKNVSFRYGNKTVLDNISLSVKKGEKVVILGINGSGKSTLLKIINGILFPKKGEFFYKNEKITEKKLKNRDFAKKFRKEVVLLFQNPDSMIFNPTVYDEIAFSLKQFGFENIEERVSFWSEKLGISHLLNRSPFELSGGEKQKVCLASLLSLQPELLLLDEPTANLDPRSTGWLIDFLQDLDITIITTTHNLGLAPELGERTVVLSENHEIIYDGNLTDFIKNKELLEKANLIHKHRHLHAHIYHSHFHFHDEY; from the coding sequence TTGAGTGAGATTTTATCTCTTAAGAATGTTAGTTTCAGATACGGAAATAAAACAGTGTTGGACAACATAAGCCTTTCTGTAAAAAAAGGAGAAAAAGTAGTTATTTTAGGAATAAACGGCAGTGGGAAATCAACATTATTGAAGATAATAAACGGTATTTTATTCCCTAAAAAAGGAGAATTTTTTTATAAAAATGAAAAAATAACAGAAAAAAAGCTAAAAAACAGAGATTTTGCAAAAAAATTCAGAAAAGAAGTTGTTTTACTGTTTCAGAATCCCGACAGTATGATTTTTAATCCTACAGTTTATGATGAGATAGCGTTTAGTCTGAAGCAGTTTGGCTTTGAAAATATTGAAGAAAGGGTTAGTTTCTGGTCAGAAAAATTAGGAATATCACACCTTCTGAACAGATCTCCCTTCGAGCTTAGCGGGGGAGAAAAACAGAAAGTATGCCTTGCATCTTTACTCTCTCTACAGCCGGAGCTACTCCTTTTAGACGAACCTACTGCAAACTTAGATCCCCGTTCAACAGGATGGCTAATAGACTTTTTGCAGGATCTTGATATAACAATCATCACAACAACACATAATCTCGGTCTTGCACCTGAGTTAGGGGAAAGAACTGTAGTTCTGTCTGAAAATCATGAAATTATATATGATGGAAACCTTACCGATTTTATAAAAAATAAAGAGCTTTTAGAAAAAGCAAACCTTATTCATAAACACAGACATCTACATGCCCACATATACCACTCTCATTTCCATTTTCATGATGAATACTGA
- the cbiM gene encoding cobalt transporter CbiM — protein sequence MHIPDGYLSPITYIPSYAIQLPLFVYGIKKLKEVLDEKTVPLISSLTALSFIVMMINIPIPGGTSGHAIGAAAISILTNPWIGFVSLSLVLLIQAVVFGDGGITAWAVNSLSIGFGASFTGYYLYKALSKINKEFALFLSGWFSIVFSSFLVALFLGIQPLIAHSPDGKPLFFPFGLDITVPALVFSHMLYFGIVEGIFTLVVVKFVQKTAGLLTEGINET from the coding sequence ATGCATATACCTGACGGATATCTATCTCCTATTACCTATATTCCCTCCTATGCCATTCAGTTACCTCTTTTTGTGTACGGGATAAAAAAACTGAAAGAGGTTTTAGACGAAAAAACAGTTCCCCTTATATCCTCATTAACTGCCCTTTCCTTTATTGTGATGATGATTAACATACCTATCCCCGGAGGAACCAGCGGACATGCGATAGGAGCAGCTGCAATATCAATACTTACAAACCCGTGGATAGGTTTTGTATCCCTCAGTCTTGTCCTTTTAATACAGGCTGTAGTTTTCGGAGATGGGGGAATAACAGCATGGGCTGTAAACTCATTATCTATAGGGTTTGGGGCATCTTTTACCGGTTATTATCTGTATAAAGCATTATCTAAAATAAACAAAGAGTTTGCCCTCTTTTTATCAGGATGGTTCTCAATCGTTTTTTCCTCTTTTTTGGTCGCTTTATTCCTCGGAATACAACCATTAATTGCCCATTCCCCTGATGGCAAACCATTATTTTTCCCTTTTGGACTTGATATAACAGTACCTGCTCTTGTTTTTTCCCATATGCTTTATTTTGGAATTGTTGAAGGAATATTTACACTTGTAGTTGTAAAGTTTGTACAAAAAACAGCAGGTTTACTAACGGAGGGGATTAATGAAACATAA